A part of Gammaproteobacteria bacterium genomic DNA contains:
- a CDS encoding DUF1269 domain-containing protein yields the protein MSSLIVISFPEQQLAFEMRAALSKLQKEYLIEMEDVVIVTKDDQGKVSLHQAMNLTAMGAVGGSFWGMLIGFLFLNPLLGAALGAGAGAISGALTDMGIDDKFMKELAENFKPGCAAIFILVKKATPDKLMEKLTSFKGKGKILQTSLTKDEEQSLRAFIEAQPIVAP from the coding sequence ATGAGCAGCCTGATCGTGATCTCTTTCCCCGAGCAGCAACTGGCCTTCGAGATGCGCGCGGCGCTCTCCAAGCTGCAGAAGGAGTACCTGATCGAGATGGAGGACGTGGTCATCGTCACCAAGGACGACCAGGGCAAGGTCTCGCTTCACCAGGCCATGAACCTGACCGCCATGGGTGCGGTCGGCGGCAGCTTCTGGGGAATGCTGATCGGGTTCCTGTTCCTCAACCCGCTGCTCGGCGCGGCCCTCGGCGCCGGCGCCGGCGCGATCTCCGGTGCGCTCACCGACATGGGGATCGACGACAAGTTCATGAAGGAGCTGGCCGAGAACTTCAAGCCCGGCTGCGCCGCCATCTTCATCCTGGTGAAGAAGGCGACCCCGGACAAGCTCATGGAGAAGCTGACCTCCTTCAAGGGCAAGGGCAAGATCCTGCAGACCTCGCTCACCAAGGACGAGGAGCAGAGCCTGCGGGCCTTCATCGAGGCGCAGCCCATCGTGGCCCCCTGA
- a CDS encoding helix-turn-helix transcriptional regulator, protein MSPVQSLVDALKRALRAGGVTYADVARDLGLSEASVKRMFSRGAFTLERFEAVCRMVDLGITDLVRLQEEGEHRISHLTRAQEEELVADTRLLLVALCVRNRWGLEDIVREYEISVPECVRLLARLDRLRLIALQPDNRVRALVARDFRWLAGGPIERFFERHVQDEFLDAAFAQPEERRLYLSGAISPGSAEALARKLDHLAAEFAELQAADAPLPLAQKRNVGLVLATRAWELAVFAALRRRRGDGGTVQDR, encoded by the coding sequence GTGAGCCCCGTCCAGAGCCTGGTGGACGCCCTGAAGCGGGCCCTGCGCGCCGGTGGGGTCACCTATGCCGACGTGGCCCGCGACCTCGGCCTGAGCGAGGCGAGCGTCAAGCGGATGTTCTCGCGCGGGGCGTTCACCCTGGAGCGCTTCGAGGCGGTGTGCCGGATGGTCGACCTCGGCATCACGGACCTGGTGCGCCTGCAGGAAGAGGGTGAGCACCGCATCTCCCACCTCACCCGGGCCCAGGAGGAGGAGCTGGTCGCCGACACGCGCCTGCTCCTGGTGGCGCTCTGCGTGCGCAACCGCTGGGGGCTCGAGGACATCGTGCGCGAGTACGAGATCTCGGTGCCCGAGTGCGTGCGCCTGCTCGCTCGTCTCGACCGCCTGCGGCTCATCGCGCTGCAGCCGGACAACCGGGTGCGGGCGCTGGTGGCGCGCGACTTCCGCTGGCTCGCCGGCGGGCCGATCGAGCGTTTCTTCGAGCGCCACGTGCAGGACGAGTTCCTGGACGCGGCGTTCGCCCAACCGGAGGAGCGGCGTCTGTACCTGAGCGGGGCGATCTCCCCGGGCTCCGCCGAGGCCCTCGCGCGCAAGCTCGATCACCTGGCCGCGGAGTTCGCGGAGCTGCAGGCGGCGGACGCCCCGCTGCCGCTCGCCCAGAAGCGCAACGTCGGCCTCGTGCTCGCCACGCGGGCCTGGGAGCTGGCGGTCTTCGCCGCCCTGCGCCGCAGACGCGGGGACGGGGGAACGGTCCAGGACCGCTGA
- a CDS encoding fatty acid--CoA ligase produces the protein MPVRIVPSTPSAYRFPLLIKHLLHTPLATAPEREITYQGKVRYDYRTLAERIARLANALQSLGVEAGHTVAMMDWDSHRYLECFFAVPMMGAILQTVNVRLSPEQILYTLNHAGADVLIVNSDFFPLLEQLAPRLETVKTFVHFSDEGHAPPASLPMHAEYESMLAAAATAFEFPDFDENAQATAFYTTGTTGEPKGVYFSHRQLVLHTLSCAAVVGGSDREGHVHREDVYMPITPMFHVHAWGFPYLATMLGMKQVYPGRYQPDLICRLIAEEGVTFSHCVPTILHMIMSHPQASRTDFSGWKVVIGGSALPEAMAVAMQKRGIDIFTGYGLSETCPVLTISQLENADLALPLEGQAVIRAKTGRPMPLVDLRIVDANLREVEHDGKATGEVVVRAPWLTQGYIRAPEASEALWVGGYLHTGDIGHIDPAGYLKITDRIKDVIKTGGEWVSSLQLEDIIARHEAVKEVAVIGVPDEKWGERPLALVLLKPGHAGEVTEHALRGFAAQVVEAEGISRYGVLLQVRFVKTLVKTSVGKMNKRLMRADPEALCM, from the coding sequence ATGCCGGTAAGAATCGTTCCCTCGACGCCCTCCGCCTACCGGTTCCCGCTCCTCATCAAGCACCTGCTGCACACACCGCTCGCCACCGCCCCGGAGCGGGAGATCACCTACCAGGGCAAGGTCCGCTACGACTACCGCACGCTGGCCGAGCGCATCGCCCGGCTCGCGAACGCGCTGCAGTCGCTCGGGGTCGAGGCGGGGCACACGGTGGCGATGATGGACTGGGACAGCCACCGCTATCTCGAGTGCTTCTTCGCGGTGCCGATGATGGGCGCCATCCTGCAGACGGTGAACGTGCGCCTCAGCCCGGAGCAGATCCTCTACACGCTCAATCACGCCGGGGCCGACGTGCTGATCGTGAACAGCGATTTCTTCCCGCTCCTCGAGCAGCTCGCGCCGCGCCTGGAGACGGTGAAGACCTTCGTGCACTTCTCGGACGAGGGCCACGCGCCGCCCGCCTCGCTCCCGATGCACGCCGAGTACGAATCGATGCTGGCCGCCGCGGCGACGGCCTTCGAGTTCCCCGACTTCGACGAGAACGCCCAGGCGACGGCGTTCTACACGACGGGGACGACCGGTGAGCCGAAGGGTGTGTACTTCAGCCACCGCCAGCTCGTGCTGCACACGCTGTCCTGCGCCGCGGTGGTGGGCGGGTCGGACCGGGAGGGCCACGTCCACCGGGAAGACGTCTACATGCCCATCACGCCGATGTTCCACGTGCACGCCTGGGGCTTCCCGTACCTAGCGACGATGCTCGGGATGAAGCAGGTCTACCCGGGCCGCTACCAGCCCGACCTCATCTGCCGGCTCATCGCCGAGGAGGGCGTGACCTTCTCGCACTGCGTGCCGACGATCCTGCACATGATCATGAGCCACCCCCAGGCGAGTCGCACCGACTTCTCCGGCTGGAAGGTGGTGATCGGCGGCTCCGCACTGCCCGAGGCGATGGCCGTCGCGATGCAGAAGCGCGGCATCGACATCTTCACCGGGTACGGCCTGTCGGAGACCTGCCCGGTGCTCACGATCTCTCAGCTCGAGAACGCGGACCTGGCGCTGCCCCTCGAGGGGCAGGCGGTGATCCGGGCGAAGACCGGACGCCCGATGCCGCTGGTGGACCTGCGCATCGTCGACGCCAACCTGCGCGAGGTGGAGCACGACGGGAAGGCGACCGGCGAGGTCGTCGTACGCGCGCCCTGGCTCACGCAGGGCTACATCCGCGCGCCCGAGGCCTCCGAGGCGCTCTGGGTGGGCGGCTATCTGCATACCGGCGACATCGGCCACATCGACCCGGCCGGCTACCTGAAGATCACCGACCGCATCAAGGACGTGATCAAGACGGGCGGCGAGTGGGTCTCCTCCCTGCAGTTGGAGGACATCATTGCGCGCCACGAGGCGGTCAAGGAGGTCGCGGTCATCGGCGTCCCGGACGAGAAGTGGGGCGAGCGTCCCCTCGCGCTGGTGCTGCTCAAGCCCGGGCACGCGGGCGAGGTCACCGAGCACGCCCTGCGCGGCTTCGCCGCCCAGGTGGTCGAGGCGGAGGGCATCTCCCGCTACGGCGTCCTGCTGCAGGTCCGCTTCGTGAAGACCCTGGTCAAGACGAGCGTCGGCAAGATGAACAAGCGCCTGATGCGGGCGGACCCGGAAGCGCTCTGCATGTGA
- a CDS encoding metal-dependent hydrolase: MTPTHLVTGQSAYLLACVVSGRVPALAEAASALLGAVLPDLDLRQSWAGRLLPGASGWLEDRFGHRTLTHSLLLQAGAGLAAWALLPPGHALALLAGWASHSLADMTTPAGVAWLWPSRVRCVVPGNPRYRIESGGGGELAFLVVVALLGALAMPLAASGLGAKGLIRAGLGEIGSARRAYDAGMGSRAFTLSLRGRDRRTHADVSGCYPVLGPFAEGGFLVATPLGPRSVGPASSADWHPERAVLVPGDAEETTSLALKTPRIGARALVQALAPLEPLGRVYLLGTFTAPGARGDPPTVAVSGDRVTLAYAGADRVAALGETPLREVDLVAQVRHAPGVAVPEVALPPAGRPALPESLGRWTGAGCAGGEAPCPP, from the coding sequence ATGACGCCCACGCACCTGGTCACCGGCCAGAGCGCCTACCTCCTCGCCTGCGTCGTCTCCGGGCGGGTGCCCGCGCTCGCCGAGGCGGCCAGCGCCCTGCTGGGCGCGGTGCTCCCCGATCTCGACCTGCGCCAGTCCTGGGCCGGCAGGCTGCTGCCGGGCGCGAGCGGCTGGCTGGAGGACCGCTTCGGCCACCGCACGCTGACCCACTCCCTGCTCCTGCAGGCAGGCGCCGGCCTCGCCGCCTGGGCCCTCCTGCCGCCGGGCCACGCCCTCGCGCTCCTCGCCGGCTGGGCGAGCCACAGCCTCGCCGACATGACGACGCCCGCGGGGGTCGCCTGGCTGTGGCCGAGCCGCGTGCGCTGCGTGGTCCCGGGGAACCCCCGCTACCGCATCGAGTCCGGGGGCGGGGGCGAGCTCGCGTTCCTCGTGGTCGTGGCGCTCCTCGGCGCGCTCGCGATGCCGCTCGCCGCGAGCGGGCTCGGGGCGAAGGGGCTCATCCGCGCGGGGCTCGGGGAGATCGGCTCCGCCCGGCGCGCCTACGACGCGGGGATGGGGTCGCGCGCCTTCACCCTGTCCCTGCGCGGGCGCGACCGGCGCACCCACGCCGACGTCTCGGGCTGCTACCCGGTGCTGGGGCCGTTCGCCGAGGGCGGCTTCCTGGTCGCCACCCCGCTCGGCCCGCGCTCGGTGGGACCCGCGTCCTCCGCCGACTGGCACCCGGAGCGGGCCGTCCTGGTCCCGGGGGATGCGGAAGAGACCACCTCCCTCGCGCTGAAGACCCCCCGCATCGGCGCCCGGGCGCTGGTGCAGGCCCTCGCACCCCTCGAGCCCCTGGGCCGGGTGTACCTCCTCGGCACCTTCACCGCGCCCGGCGCCCGCGGCGACCCGCCCACCGTCGCCGTCTCCGGCGACCGGGTCACCCTGGCCTATGCCGGCGCGGACCGCGTGGCAGCCCTCGGCGAGACCCCTCTGCGCGAGGTCGACCTCGTTGCCCAGGTGCGCCACGCCCCGGGGGTGGCGGTGCCGGAGGTTGCCCTGCCGCCCGCCGGGCGGCCCGCGCTGCCGGAGTCGCTCGGCCGGTGGACGGGTGCCGGTTGCGCCGGGGGGGAGGCACCCTGTCCCCCCTGA
- a CDS encoding helix-turn-helix transcriptional regulator, which produces MLDAMETFSAQLGARMRAARKAARLSQHQLGEEVGLDQAFISRLETGVAEGTPAQMMAIARALGVSVSGLMGVEPVLEPVRPRAVRSRKDVLDDPGAPAGLRALAEDRALTTSLRVGELEWRALASIELPAPATKEGYVAVLMAVRGASGAAGPGAADPEEKG; this is translated from the coding sequence ATGCTTGATGCCATGGAGACATTTTCGGCCCAGCTCGGCGCCCGCATGCGGGCCGCACGCAAGGCGGCGCGGCTCAGTCAACACCAGTTGGGCGAGGAGGTGGGGCTCGACCAGGCCTTCATCAGCCGGCTCGAGACCGGCGTTGCGGAGGGCACCCCCGCGCAGATGATGGCGATCGCCCGGGCCCTCGGCGTCTCCGTCTCCGGGCTGATGGGGGTGGAGCCGGTCCTGGAGCCGGTCCGGCCCCGGGCCGTGCGCAGCCGGAAGGACGTCCTCGACGACCCCGGCGCCCCGGCCGGTCTGCGGGCACTCGCGGAGGACCGGGCGCTCACGACGAGCCTGCGCGTCGGGGAGCTGGAGTGGCGGGCGCTCGCGTCCATCGAGCTGCCCGCCCCGGCCACCAAGGAGGGGTACGTCGCGGTGCTGATGGCGGTGCGGGGGGCCTCGGGCGCGGCCGGCCCGGGCGCGGCCGATCCGGAGGAAAAAGGCTAG
- a CDS encoding redoxin domain-containing protein, protein MAEQPQGCARVSGSVEGALPDTQPPQELMKPQESNRMVARVGQKAPDFTAPAYYRGGFTSVKLSDFAGKWVLLCFYPGDFTFV, encoded by the coding sequence ATGGCAGAACAACCCCAGGGATGCGCCCGGGTGTCGGGGTCGGTCGAAGGGGCCCTGCCGGACACGCAACCCCCCCAGGAACTCATGAAGCCACAGGAGTCGAATCGAATGGTCGCACGCGTCGGGCAGAAAGCCCCTGACTTCACCGCTCCCGCGTATTACCGGGGCGGTTTCACCAGCGTCAAGCTGTCGGATTTCGCCGGCAAGTGGGTGCTGCTCTGTTTCTACCCAGGCGATTTCACGTTCGTTTGA
- a CDS encoding redoxin domain-containing protein — MSAVAAQYRKLQELGAEVISFSVDSHFVHKMWNDHELSKMVDGGVPFHMASDQAGNVGRAYGVYDESQGIELRGRFIIDPDGVIQAMEVLTPPVGRKFAESIRQIQAFQLVRASGGKEATPAGWEPGKITLKPGPGLVGKVWEVWKPSME, encoded by the coding sequence GTGTCGGCGGTCGCCGCACAATACCGTAAGCTGCAGGAGCTCGGTGCCGAAGTCATTTCTTTCAGCGTGGACAGCCACTTCGTCCACAAGATGTGGAACGACCACGAGCTGAGCAAGATGGTGGACGGCGGCGTGCCGTTCCACATGGCCTCGGACCAGGCAGGAAACGTCGGCCGGGCGTACGGTGTCTACGACGAGAGTCAGGGCATCGAGCTGCGCGGCCGTTTCATCATCGACCCGGACGGCGTGATCCAGGCGATGGAGGTGCTCACGCCTCCCGTCGGCCGCAAGTTCGCCGAGTCGATCCGCCAGATCCAGGCCTTCCAGCTGGTGCGTGCCTCGGGCGGCAAAGAGGCGACCCCCGCGGGCTGGGAGCCCGGCAAGATCACCCTGAAGCCGGGTCCCGGCCTGGTGGGTAAGGTCTGGGAGGTCTGGAAGCCGTCGATGGAGTAG
- a CDS encoding DUF3597 domain-containing protein: MGFFSKLLEKVGLSGARAEPASEAAAPAGAAPVTQAAPAGSQAGLAAAPASAPAAVAPAAAPAAAAAPAAPAKASPAPISTVDVVARLEGLAKANPQKLNWKTSIVDLLKLLELDSSLAARKELATELGCPANLMGDSASMNVWLHKTVLRRLAENGGNIPQELLD, from the coding sequence ATGGGCTTCTTCAGCAAGCTACTGGAAAAGGTCGGGCTCTCCGGCGCCCGGGCAGAGCCCGCGAGCGAGGCGGCGGCGCCGGCTGGCGCTGCACCCGTGACCCAGGCCGCCCCGGCCGGGAGTCAGGCCGGACTCGCGGCGGCCCCCGCAAGTGCACCTGCGGCGGTGGCCCCGGCGGCTGCTCCAGCGGCTGCGGCTGCGCCAGCGGCCCCGGCCAAGGCCTCGCCCGCCCCGATCTCCACCGTGGACGTGGTCGCCAGGCTGGAAGGTCTCGCCAAGGCCAACCCGCAGAAACTGAACTGGAAGACCTCCATCGTGGACCTGCTGAAGCTCCTGGAGCTCGACAGCAGCCTCGCGGCCCGCAAGGAGCTCGCCACGGAGCTCGGATGCCCCGCGAACCTGATGGGCGATTCCGCCAGCATGAACGTGTGGCTGCACAAGACGGTCCTGCGCAGGCTCGCCGAAAACGGCGGCAACATCCCGCAGGAGCTTCTGGACTGA
- a CDS encoding class I SAM-dependent methyltransferase — protein sequence MKRFRRVYYDLFSRWYDRVIAMHSGDASARARDFLVERAGVSAGGRVLDLCTGTGAVALRARRATGPGGLVVGLDFSTGMIGRARAKAGAGQPPASPEAEENRAPVPPGLGFVVGDASRLPFGDGSFDVVTCSHAMYELSPEVRDGALAEARRVLRPGGRFVMMEHTEPSHPVTRFLYGVRLAAMGSAKNRDFARDERPFLGRHFADVTLELSSTARSKLVRGVKRV from the coding sequence GTGAAGCGCTTTCGCCGGGTCTACTACGACCTGTTTTCCCGCTGGTACGACCGCGTCATCGCGATGCACTCGGGCGACGCGAGTGCGCGGGCGCGGGATTTCCTGGTGGAGCGTGCGGGGGTCAGCGCGGGCGGCCGCGTCCTCGACCTGTGCACCGGCACGGGCGCCGTGGCCCTGCGGGCGAGGCGCGCGACGGGGCCCGGCGGGCTCGTGGTGGGGCTCGACTTCTCCACCGGGATGATCGGCAGGGCGCGGGCGAAGGCGGGGGCTGGGCAGCCGCCGGCCTCACCGGAGGCGGAAGAGAATCGGGCGCCAGTCCCCCCGGGGCTCGGGTTCGTCGTGGGCGACGCCTCCCGGCTGCCCTTCGGCGACGGCAGTTTCGACGTGGTCACCTGCTCGCACGCGATGTACGAGCTCAGCCCCGAGGTGCGCGACGGCGCCCTCGCGGAGGCGCGCCGGGTGCTTCGCCCGGGCGGCCGTTTCGTGATGATGGAGCACACCGAGCCGAGCCACCCGGTGACGCGCTTCCTCTACGGCGTGCGCCTCGCGGCGATGGGCTCCGCGAAGAACCGGGACTTCGCACGGGACGAGAGGCCGTTCCTCGGCCGGCACTTCGCCGACGTCACGCTCGAGCTCTCGTCCACGGCCCGCTCGAAGCTCGTGCGCGGGGTGAAGAGGGTGTGA
- a CDS encoding GlsB/YeaQ/YmgE family stress response membrane protein, which produces MPVWSLLVWILVGAVAGFVARKLVGGTPPFGTIGDVILGMAGGVVGGFLLAVAGIQGTVGGLLGTVVTSIIGAVVLVWLSNRIKIKSS; this is translated from the coding sequence ATGCCTGTCTGGTCTCTGCTCGTCTGGATCCTGGTCGGCGCCGTCGCCGGCTTCGTGGCCCGCAAGCTCGTCGGCGGTACGCCGCCCTTCGGCACGATCGGCGACGTCATCCTGGGGATGGCCGGTGGCGTGGTCGGCGGCTTCCTGCTCGCGGTCGCGGGCATCCAGGGCACCGTCGGCGGCCTGCTCGGCACGGTCGTCACGTCCATCATCGGCGCGGTGGTGCTCGTCTGGCTGTCCAACCGCATCAAGATCAAGTCCAGCTAG
- a CDS encoding cell surface protein, whose product MNVTASPMKYLEKAMSGLHSLGLVPEGKPEEAPVVALLNQITGLDEERVVAIARTLSQASLFNEVVREQVQAMEVGERYETIVEAFNSIRDDAKSMVKQIEDGRLDTFERLSNVWMKVTRGDIAQRFDKIKDTYLDVTRATRDQIGREQTILDAYQDFRGALKQSEVLALEVLKKAEGKVEAARAEVQSAMQALAAFQGEAGAERARLELARDEKVRSLQDTEKRYQVAKDLSDNLTVSYNTSEVVMARLLQTTNAKERVYSQAVSFFGTNEVVLTALSASYTGMFGLHESTQTVEAMKEGVSRSLEDLAEIGGKVQEAAVKAGYGPTIRADAVKKLVESVVTWQTRSREIIEEMRRQSTANAQEIRNAVEDAKRRMAHLAQEGKALAAPAS is encoded by the coding sequence ATGAACGTCACCGCCTCTCCCATGAAATACCTCGAAAAGGCCATGAGCGGACTGCACAGCCTCGGCCTCGTCCCGGAAGGCAAGCCGGAGGAGGCGCCGGTCGTCGCCCTCCTCAACCAGATCACGGGCCTCGACGAGGAGCGGGTCGTCGCCATCGCCCGGACGCTGAGTCAGGCCTCCCTCTTCAACGAGGTGGTGCGCGAGCAGGTCCAGGCCATGGAGGTCGGGGAGCGCTACGAGACCATCGTCGAGGCCTTCAACAGCATCCGCGACGACGCCAAGTCGATGGTGAAGCAGATCGAGGACGGGCGCCTGGACACCTTCGAGCGGCTGAGCAACGTCTGGATGAAGGTCACCCGCGGCGACATCGCCCAGCGCTTCGACAAGATCAAGGACACCTACCTCGACGTCACCCGCGCGACCCGGGACCAGATCGGGCGCGAGCAGACCATCCTCGACGCCTACCAGGACTTCCGCGGCGCGCTGAAGCAGTCCGAGGTGCTGGCCCTCGAAGTGCTGAAGAAGGCCGAGGGCAAGGTGGAGGCGGCCCGCGCCGAGGTGCAGTCCGCGATGCAGGCCCTCGCCGCGTTCCAGGGGGAGGCCGGGGCCGAGCGGGCCCGCCTCGAGCTCGCGCGCGACGAGAAGGTGCGCTCGCTGCAGGACACGGAGAAGCGCTACCAGGTGGCGAAAGACCTCTCCGACAACCTGACCGTGAGCTACAACACCTCCGAGGTGGTCATGGCGCGCCTGCTCCAGACCACCAACGCCAAGGAGCGCGTGTACTCCCAGGCGGTGAGCTTCTTCGGCACCAACGAGGTGGTGCTGACCGCGCTCTCCGCCTCCTACACCGGGATGTTCGGCCTGCACGAGAGCACCCAGACGGTCGAGGCCATGAAGGAGGGCGTGAGCCGCTCCCTCGAGGACCTGGCCGAGATCGGCGGCAAGGTCCAGGAGGCAGCGGTCAAGGCCGGCTACGGCCCGACCATCCGCGCCGACGCGGTGAAGAAGCTGGTGGAGTCGGTGGTGACCTGGCAGACGCGCTCGCGCGAGATCATCGAGGAGATGCGCCGGCAGAGCACCGCCAACGCCCAGGAGATCCGCAACGCCGTCGAGGACGCCAAGCGGCGCATGGCCCACCTCGCCCAGGAGGGTAAGGCCCTGGCGGCTCCGGCCTCGTGA
- a CDS encoding MFS transporter, producing MPPLTASAQGAAPSRVHYAWVVLAVATLVVFASLGLARFGYTMLLPSMQADLGLDNAQAGALATANLAGYLALAVLGGALASHFGPRVVIAAGLALAALGMLLTGLAGGFTAAMGWRALTGLGSGASNVPVMALLSAWFGRRRRGLAAGVAVTGSSFAVILLGPLVPRLLEAYGADGWRACWLGFGGVTLLLAVLALALLRDRPAELGLAPLAAGPEEAPTSAPQGPAPEGGTLPHWSSVYRSPVVWHVGLIYVAFGFSYIIYVTFFTKYLIAEGGYTQAEAGGLFMTLGWLSLACGLLWGWVSDHIGRKPALVIVYLIHTLAFGLFALWPAPPGLLLSAVLFGLSAWSIPAIMAAVCGDLLGPRLAPAGLGFITLFFGVGQALAPSAAGLIADAAGSLAPAMLLATGVALLGALGSLLLGHPGLARRAPPR from the coding sequence GTGCCCCCACTCACCGCCTCCGCCCAGGGCGCTGCACCCTCCCGCGTGCACTACGCGTGGGTGGTGCTCGCGGTGGCCACGCTGGTGGTCTTCGCCTCCCTCGGGCTCGCCCGCTTCGGCTACACGATGCTGCTGCCCTCGATGCAGGCGGACCTGGGGCTCGACAACGCCCAGGCCGGGGCCCTCGCGACAGCGAATCTCGCGGGCTACCTCGCCCTGGCGGTGCTCGGCGGGGCACTCGCCTCGCACTTCGGGCCCCGTGTCGTGATCGCCGCCGGGCTGGCCCTGGCGGCCCTCGGGATGCTGCTCACCGGGCTCGCCGGGGGCTTCACCGCGGCCATGGGCTGGCGCGCACTCACGGGCCTCGGCAGCGGCGCGAGCAACGTCCCGGTCATGGCGCTCCTCTCGGCCTGGTTCGGGCGCCGGCGCCGGGGGCTCGCCGCCGGCGTCGCGGTCACCGGGTCCTCGTTCGCGGTCATCCTGCTGGGGCCCCTGGTGCCGCGCCTGCTGGAGGCGTACGGCGCCGACGGGTGGCGGGCCTGCTGGCTCGGGTTCGGGGGCGTGACGCTCCTCCTCGCGGTCCTGGCCCTCGCCCTGCTCCGGGACCGGCCGGCCGAGCTCGGCCTGGCCCCCCTGGCGGCCGGGCCCGAGGAGGCGCCGACCTCAGCCCCGCAGGGCCCCGCACCCGAGGGCGGCACCCTGCCCCACTGGTCGAGCGTCTACCGCTCGCCCGTCGTCTGGCACGTGGGCCTCATCTACGTCGCCTTCGGCTTCTCCTACATCATCTACGTGACCTTCTTCACCAAGTACCTGATCGCCGAGGGCGGCTACACCCAGGCCGAGGCGGGCGGGCTCTTCATGACCCTGGGCTGGCTGAGCCTCGCGTGCGGCCTGCTCTGGGGGTGGGTCTCGGACCACATCGGCCGCAAGCCGGCCCTGGTCATCGTCTACCTCATCCACACCCTCGCCTTCGGACTCTTCGCGCTCTGGCCGGCGCCCCCGGGCCTCCTGCTGTCCGCCGTCCTCTTCGGACTCTCGGCGTGGAGCATCCCGGCCATCATGGCTGCGGTCTGCGGCGACCTCCTCGGCCCGCGCCTCGCCCCCGCGGGCCTCGGCTTCATCACCCTGTTCTTCGGCGTCGGCCAGGCGCTCGCCCCCAGCGCCGCCGGCCTCATCGCGGACGCGGCCGGCTCGCTCGCCCCCGCGATGCTGCTGGCCACCGGCGTCGCGCTCCTCGGCGCCCTCGGCTCGCTGCTCCTCGGCCACCCCGGCCTGGCCCGCCGTGCCCCACCGCGTTGA
- a CDS encoding OmpA family protein: MLAGCAAGTHFNVPNKAERVPQWVLDTEAAVARAEASAGARACPDKVAKAKDLGKKAVEVYWSCRDGEAEKLASEARDTAAAAEKCAGSSVGVHPVYFDTAQATLGPKAQATLEQAAKVLKDNPSYKFSLVGSTDARGGDAYNQALGQRRAAAVRDYLVGRGIAADRLTAASVGEAKPAASNDTPQGRAENRRVDVVIQK; this comes from the coding sequence GTGCTGGCCGGCTGCGCCGCGGGCACTCACTTCAACGTCCCGAACAAGGCGGAGCGCGTGCCCCAGTGGGTCCTGGACACCGAGGCCGCCGTCGCCAGGGCCGAGGCCTCGGCGGGCGCCCGCGCCTGCCCGGATAAGGTCGCGAAGGCGAAGGACCTGGGCAAGAAGGCGGTCGAGGTCTACTGGTCCTGCCGCGACGGTGAGGCCGAGAAGCTGGCGAGCGAGGCGCGCGATACGGCGGCAGCCGCCGAGAAGTGCGCGGGCTCGTCGGTGGGCGTCCATCCGGTCTACTTCGACACCGCCCAGGCGACGCTCGGCCCGAAGGCCCAGGCCACCCTGGAGCAGGCGGCGAAGGTGCTGAAGGACAACCCGAGCTACAAGTTCTCGCTGGTGGGCAGCACCGACGCGCGGGGCGGTGACGCCTACAACCAGGCCCTCGGCCAGCGGCGTGCGGCCGCGGTGCGGGACTACCTCGTGGGCCGCGGCATCGCTGCGGACCGGCTCACCGCGGCGAGCGTCGGCGAGGCGAAGCCCGCCGCATCGAACGACACCCCCCAGGGCCGCGCGGAGAACCGCCGCGTGGACGTCGTGATCCAGAAGTAG
- the nuoB gene encoding NADH-quinone oxidoreductase subunit NuoB yields the protein MLRILTRSLRVGLVTEAPPRCDDTVVEALGIRVRRVLTERFAGALAIRQVDAGSCNACELEIHALNNAFYDVERFGVHFVASPRHADALLVTGPVSRHMEAALRRTYEATPAPRLVIAAGTCACDGGEFGVSYASCGAVANVIPVDVTVPGCPPTPEALLRGILRATESRSRTRR from the coding sequence ATGCTCCGCATCCTCACCCGCTCCCTGCGCGTCGGCCTCGTCACCGAGGCCCCGCCTCGCTGCGACGACACCGTCGTCGAGGCCCTCGGCATCCGGGTGCGGCGGGTGCTCACCGAGCGCTTCGCCGGCGCCCTGGCGATCCGCCAGGTGGACGCCGGCTCCTGCAACGCCTGCGAGCTCGAGATCCACGCGCTCAACAACGCCTTCTACGACGTGGAGCGCTTCGGGGTCCACTTCGTGGCCTCGCCCCGGCACGCGGACGCCCTGCTCGTCACCGGTCCGGTGTCCCGGCACATGGAGGCCGCCCTGCGCCGCACCTATGAGGCCACGCCCGCCCCCCGTCTCGTGATCGCGGCCGGTACCTGCGCCTGCGACGGGGGGGAGTTCGGGGTGTCGTACGCGAGTTGCGGTGCCGTCGCGAACGTCATCCCCGTCGACGTCACCGTGCCCGGCTGCCCCCCGACCCCCGAGGCCCTGCTGAGGGGGATCCTGCGGGCCACGGAGAGCCGGTCGAGGACGCGGAGGTAG